In the genome of Paenibacillus sp. FSL R5-0766, one region contains:
- a CDS encoding TetR/AcrR family transcriptional regulator, whose product MKNKSHVDSKKKDILQAAMRLFATKGVDGISVKEIGDAAGVTDAAIYKHFKNKDAVALEAFTQYCVDYTALIDGYVRREGPVLERFKQLVTEVLHLHDEDPYGLLLISQNHEIFIEAGSSEDYRQPLDALMDLIDQGMMRGELPQQDSRLTAVLVIGAITRMAVSSMQGELPELLVPYTGETVHRLASMLGQVPQE is encoded by the coding sequence ATGAAAAACAAATCTCATGTGGATAGCAAAAAGAAAGATATCCTACAAGCGGCGATGCGCTTGTTCGCAACCAAAGGCGTTGACGGCATATCCGTCAAAGAGATCGGTGATGCCGCCGGAGTAACCGACGCGGCGATCTACAAACATTTTAAAAACAAAGATGCCGTTGCCCTGGAAGCCTTCACCCAATACTGTGTCGACTATACTGCACTGATTGACGGGTATGTTCGCCGGGAAGGTCCCGTGTTGGAACGCTTCAAGCAACTGGTTACCGAGGTTCTCCATCTGCATGATGAAGATCCCTACGGACTGCTGTTGATTTCACAGAATCATGAAATATTCATTGAAGCTGGAAGCAGCGAGGATTACCGTCAGCCGTTGGATGCGTTAATGGATCTGATCGATCAGGGAATGATGAGGGGTGAACTGCCTCAGCAGGATTCACGGCTTACAGCCGTGCTGGTGATCGGTGCAATTACACGTATGGCGGTCTCCAGTATGCAAGGTGAACTACCGGAGCTGTTGGTACCTTATACGGGGGAAACGGTTCACAGACTTGCATCGATGTTAGGACAGGTACCCCAGGAGTAA
- a CDS encoding NAD(P)H-dependent oxidoreductase, with translation MKKILIIQGNPVSPSYNGALAEAYRKGAVQAGADVRMITLNELAFNMNLEGGYRNKLPLEPDLLEAQEAIKWAEHLVWVFPIWWGGPPALLKGFVDRIFMPGYAFKYQKGKPFPDQLLKGRTARMITTMDGPSWYFKWFQGEPAHKMMKISTFALTGIKPVRITPVDQVGKKSDEQRKNWLDKIEQLGRKMG, from the coding sequence ATGAAAAAAATATTAATTATTCAAGGCAATCCCGTCTCCCCCAGTTACAACGGCGCACTAGCCGAAGCTTACCGTAAAGGTGCGGTGCAGGCGGGTGCCGACGTCCGCATGATCACCCTGAACGAGTTGGCGTTCAACATGAATCTGGAGGGAGGATATCGTAATAAACTTCCACTTGAACCAGATTTGCTGGAGGCCCAAGAAGCGATTAAGTGGGCTGAGCATCTTGTATGGGTATTCCCAATCTGGTGGGGAGGACCACCTGCCCTGCTAAAAGGTTTCGTTGACCGAATCTTTATGCCAGGTTACGCCTTCAAGTATCAGAAAGGAAAACCATTCCCGGATCAACTGCTCAAAGGCCGCACCGCCCGTATGATCACTACCATGGATGGCCCAAGCTGGTATTTCAAATGGTTCCAGGGTGAGCCCGCACATAAAATGATGAAGATCTCCACATTTGCACTGACTGGCATCAAACCTGTGCGGATAACACCTGTAGATCAAGTTGGTAAAAAGTCAGATGAACAGAGAAAGAATTGGCTTGATAAGATTGAGCAGCTTGGGCGGAAGATGGGGTAA
- a CDS encoding DUF5704 domain-containing protein: MVLMKKAISSLLSLVIILSSVLVIFTYHPGKAEAAVHSISSNRLLQDKDNPNLYYFVGMVYYEVWSNSAGQWTGAGHHPDSKVPKVDGGTYEFTFGSNRKVKNITVEQFKYEWKAADGTKLGDLTFEKSRTGELRENPKQYYQNATSSRDYDNYDDTPVNGKGTNKASKEVFVLDGILKAKVEAVNRKEEERRKNGTVFSPNVEGWRYYFPTLFKIELEPAEGMAIIQHFDTKGNPLDGVDGFRDKEIKLEKGIDYRFSHTAPGEKYTYEGHKKSTREKPKVTGGSRTAGDPAGFKYDGKFPTYYVYYYYRLKVPDDDPDEPDNVCTTPEPGQMMDGEDMDPAVTAVIKADQRGSEPFDVLKGIPTSESLYGNVFSRDYQFENKFIQMTGTCTYTVEVEQTWTLTWTEEETTTGEDEESETVRTPMRDTEVVPSSYTVIRPYAYWTINKLSVYNIEEATLENYAFYGEQITITPSGYTPPEFQADTTGDFYPAPPPDKQQGPARSKDGGTSRPSPDSENLQDVAEAAVPDVQVENDFLVFQGQTIMDKQRTDREGPQPGQIPAPVEIGKDVLYSPYNYIPTEKTNKKDQPSTGQIRYVLADGSIDAEEEELEYEIYGINTVTVHTPVVNYSLVSDDQPYNQKTIPNMERSALILERPFTVRIPTSGQHLDVNSYPGYGDRDYAKYYRIKQVRFPFDVYSADRTQFYPRSTWIDIPVYVLDTTFYLPVWVDEGDYQVEFRNIAENAPADFESMSRSNAQPDANTDLTYHLASDEVSVEVIGRLYDFEITDIADYNWELVFRRFKGSIATTWISYWTGTQGIDGDKRGNKPQFTVPIRPGSHPLQGYQNVAVKTGYHFKFDFKTKGNMFGPRDGIRLTPTFDFVSKDGKTRVPVDLYYSTNQRSFIRIGSAKDQVKRFVILNDRLRQVPSEQLRDTATYKYNRYGEIHPGMMSERTYQEYYRDKFTKMKTPVGGYSLLLMPEQLRTFIGPKTNIPTNASADVLRANAAIQQWYGEYSLPAEPYVVQAGTNLAEYGRTHGGLDAKSPIFLKNGYIVVNFNLESIQEGNLKAPHLQYIHAPLMNQWLLEGFQRQVEDSYGNSFTLRDGDVVFYNADRSSRDDFSAQVPH, from the coding sequence ATGGTCTTGATGAAAAAGGCGATCAGTTCCCTATTAAGTCTAGTAATTATTTTATCTTCTGTGCTTGTTATATTCACGTATCACCCAGGAAAGGCCGAAGCAGCTGTCCACTCTATTAGTTCAAATAGGCTCCTGCAGGACAAGGATAACCCAAATCTGTATTACTTTGTAGGGATGGTATACTACGAAGTTTGGAGTAATTCAGCAGGACAATGGACAGGTGCTGGTCATCATCCAGACTCAAAGGTTCCAAAGGTAGATGGCGGAACTTATGAATTTACGTTCGGATCGAACAGAAAGGTTAAAAACATTACGGTCGAACAATTCAAATATGAATGGAAAGCTGCTGACGGTACAAAACTTGGTGACTTAACCTTTGAAAAATCTAGGACAGGCGAATTAAGAGAAAACCCAAAACAATATTATCAGAATGCCACATCAAGTAGAGACTACGATAATTATGATGATACACCTGTTAATGGAAAGGGAACAAACAAAGCATCTAAAGAAGTATTCGTACTGGATGGTATCTTGAAAGCAAAAGTGGAAGCCGTTAACAGAAAGGAAGAAGAAAGAAGAAAAAATGGTACTGTTTTCTCGCCAAACGTAGAAGGCTGGCGTTACTATTTCCCTACTCTCTTCAAGATTGAACTCGAACCAGCTGAGGGCATGGCTATTATTCAGCACTTTGATACAAAAGGTAATCCGTTAGATGGTGTTGATGGGTTTAGAGATAAGGAAATAAAGTTAGAGAAGGGTATAGACTATAGGTTCTCTCATACAGCCCCAGGCGAAAAATATACATATGAAGGTCACAAGAAGAGTACTCGGGAAAAGCCAAAAGTGACGGGCGGTTCTCGAACTGCTGGAGACCCAGCAGGGTTCAAATATGATGGCAAGTTTCCAACATATTATGTCTATTACTACTACAGACTAAAAGTTCCAGATGATGATCCGGACGAACCAGATAACGTCTGCACCACGCCGGAGCCTGGACAGATGATGGACGGTGAGGACATGGACCCAGCTGTGACAGCTGTAATTAAGGCTGATCAGCGAGGTAGTGAACCGTTCGACGTGCTGAAAGGCATTCCGACATCGGAAAGTCTGTACGGGAATGTCTTTAGCCGAGATTACCAGTTCGAAAATAAATTCATACAGATGACAGGAACGTGTACATATACCGTCGAGGTGGAACAGACATGGACCTTAACTTGGACCGAAGAGGAGACTACAACGGGTGAGGATGAGGAATCTGAGACCGTTCGGACACCGATGAGGGATACCGAAGTGGTGCCCAGCTCATACACTGTGATCCGACCGTATGCGTATTGGACGATTAACAAACTTAGTGTCTACAACATCGAGGAAGCGACATTAGAAAACTATGCTTTTTACGGGGAGCAGATTACAATTACTCCTTCTGGATACACCCCGCCCGAGTTTCAGGCGGATACAACGGGAGACTTCTACCCGGCACCACCGCCTGACAAGCAGCAAGGGCCTGCTCGAAGCAAGGATGGCGGAACGAGCAGGCCGTCTCCAGATTCGGAGAATCTGCAGGATGTAGCGGAAGCTGCTGTTCCTGATGTGCAGGTTGAAAATGATTTTCTAGTGTTCCAGGGCCAGACCATCATGGATAAACAGCGTACGGACAGGGAAGGACCACAGCCTGGTCAAATTCCTGCACCGGTGGAAATCGGGAAAGATGTATTGTACAGTCCGTACAACTACATTCCGACCGAGAAGACAAATAAGAAAGATCAACCCAGCACAGGTCAGATCCGTTATGTTCTGGCCGATGGAAGTATTGATGCCGAAGAAGAAGAACTGGAGTACGAAATCTACGGGATTAACACAGTCACTGTTCATACGCCAGTCGTGAACTATTCCCTTGTTTCAGACGATCAACCTTATAATCAGAAAACGATACCGAATATGGAGCGATCTGCCCTTATTTTGGAGCGGCCGTTCACAGTCCGTATCCCCACGAGCGGACAGCATTTGGATGTCAACTCGTATCCGGGATATGGGGATCGGGATTATGCCAAATATTATCGAATCAAACAGGTGCGGTTTCCGTTTGACGTGTACAGTGCCGACCGGACACAGTTTTACCCGCGGAGTACGTGGATTGATATTCCGGTGTACGTGCTCGATACCACCTTTTATCTGCCTGTATGGGTAGACGAAGGAGATTACCAGGTGGAGTTCCGCAATATTGCAGAGAATGCACCTGCCGACTTTGAATCGATGTCCAGGAGCAATGCTCAACCCGATGCCAATACAGATCTAACCTATCATCTGGCCAGCGACGAAGTGTCCGTGGAGGTCATTGGGAGGTTATACGACTTTGAAATCACGGACATTGCAGACTACAACTGGGAGCTTGTTTTCCGGCGGTTTAAGGGTAGTATTGCCACAACCTGGATCAGTTATTGGACGGGAACGCAGGGCATCGACGGTGACAAGCGAGGGAACAAACCGCAGTTCACCGTACCGATTCGCCCAGGCAGTCATCCGCTGCAAGGGTATCAGAATGTGGCTGTGAAGACGGGATATCACTTTAAGTTTGATTTCAAAACCAAGGGCAATATGTTCGGGCCCAGAGACGGCATTCGCCTGACTCCGACCTTTGATTTTGTCAGCAAAGACGGGAAAACACGCGTTCCGGTAGATCTGTATTACTCGACGAACCAGCGAAGTTTTATTCGTATTGGTTCAGCAAAGGATCAAGTCAAGCGGTTTGTCATTCTCAATGATCGGTTACGTCAAGTACCTTCGGAACAGCTACGAGATACGGCGACCTACAAATATAATCGCTATGGCGAAATTCATCCAGGGATGATGAGTGAACGGACGTATCAGGAGTATTATCGGGATAAATTTACGAAGATGAAAACCCCTGTAGGCGGATACAGTCTATTGCTGATGCCAGAGCAACTGCGTACGTTTATCGGACCCAAAACGAATATTCCGACGAACGCAAGTGCGGATGTGCTTCGTGCGAATGCAGCTATTCAGCAGTGGTATGGAGAGTATAGTCTACCTGCCGAGCCTTACGTGGTTCAAGCAGGAACCAATCTGGCCGAGTATGGGCGTACCCATGGTGGTTTGGATGCAAAGTCACCGATCTTCCTGAAAAATGGTTATATCGTGGTCAACTTTAACTTGGAGTCCATCCAGGAAGGGAATCTGAAGGCTCCGCATCTGCAATATATCCATGCACCGCTGATGAACCAATGGTTGCTGGAAGGATTTCAGCGTCAAGTCGAAGATAGCTACGGCAACTCGTTCACTTTAAGGGACGGAGACGTGGTGTTCTACAATGCCGATCGTTCCAGCCGAGATGATTTCAGTGCACAGGTGCCGCACTAA
- a CDS encoding copper amine oxidase N-terminal domain-containing protein produces MKKLLLTVLASTLTVSMIGSGNEVVAAASTPKQVEVLLNTVKMKFPDAKPFQDGQGSVMVPIRFISEALGAKVAYSKVGKVSKVGIISKDHKVDMTIGQTSALVDGQKKDYGTQIILKQNRTFVPLRLVSEGLGQKVEWDKIGRWVWIGNKDFRSTDDKQFKLTKLSDFKAYTKSDVMFKNINDEKYSGVKIIKESDLPIQLGNSQVVYSMEVIKSAITGDDEVQIRSNHRGNPIAFLIKNNHAKSRGVIDVAFIDNGDKTGLNYYPVVSQSDKFQNGNYIQNYTDWMNFKITQADYILLRDGDLDNYAVAIVNPFK; encoded by the coding sequence ATGAAGAAACTTTTATTAACTGTATTAGCAAGTACATTGACTGTAAGCATGATAGGTTCGGGAAACGAAGTAGTTGCAGCTGCAAGCACTCCGAAGCAAGTAGAGGTATTGCTGAATACCGTTAAAATGAAATTTCCAGATGCGAAGCCATTCCAGGATGGCCAAGGTAGCGTTATGGTTCCAATCCGATTTATATCAGAAGCCCTGGGTGCAAAGGTGGCATACTCGAAGGTTGGCAAAGTTTCCAAGGTCGGGATCATCAGCAAAGATCATAAAGTGGACATGACGATCGGGCAAACTTCAGCCCTCGTCGATGGCCAGAAGAAGGACTATGGTACGCAAATCATTCTGAAGCAAAACCGGACTTTCGTTCCGCTGCGTCTGGTGAGTGAAGGTCTTGGCCAGAAGGTAGAGTGGGACAAGATTGGCCGTTGGGTCTGGATCGGGAACAAAGACTTCCGGAGTACAGATGACAAGCAGTTCAAGCTTACGAAGTTGAGTGATTTCAAGGCGTATACAAAAAGTGATGTTATGTTCAAGAATATTAATGATGAGAAGTATTCAGGCGTAAAGATCATCAAAGAAAGTGACCTTCCTATCCAGTTAGGAAATAGCCAGGTGGTATATAGTATGGAAGTAATCAAAAGTGCAATCACGGGAGATGATGAAGTTCAGATTCGTAGTAATCACAGAGGAAACCCTATTGCCTTTTTGATCAAAAATAATCATGCAAAATCGCGTGGAGTCATCGACGTAGCTTTTATTGACAATGGTGACAAAACAGGGCTGAATTACTATCCAGTTGTGAGTCAGTCAGATAAATTTCAGAATGGAAACTACATTCAAAACTACACAGACTGGATGAATTTTAAAATTACTCAAGCTGATTATATTCTTCTTAGGGATGGCGATCTCGACAATTATGCCGTAGCGATCGTTAATCCGTTTAAATAA
- a CDS encoding stalk domain-containing protein produces MTVSMIGSENKAFAAVKQNRTFVPLRLVSEGLGQKVEWDKIGRWVWTGNKDFRSTDDKEFKLTKLNDFKAYTKSDVYFKNIKYKTFSGVKIIKESDLPIQLGDSQVVYSIDMIKSKVTGENLVQIRSNHRGNPIVFLKKNNHVKGRGVIDVSFVNNGDKTGMNHYPVISESDKFQNGEYISNYQDWMNFKITQPDYILLEDGDLEDYAVAIVNPFK; encoded by the coding sequence TTGACTGTAAGCATGATAGGTTCGGAAAACAAAGCATTTGCAGCTGTGAAGCAAAACCGGACTTTCGTTCCCCTGCGTCTGGTGAGTGAAGGTCTTGGCCAGAAGGTCGAGTGGGACAAGATTGGCCGTTGGGTCTGGACCGGGAACAAAGACTTCCGGAGTACAGATGATAAGGAATTCAAACTGACGAAGCTAAATGATTTCAAGGCGTATACCAAAAGCGATGTATACTTCAAAAACATAAAGTATAAAACCTTTTCAGGAGTTAAGATCATCAAGGAAAGTGACCTTCCAATCCAGTTGGGCGACAGCCAAGTAGTCTATAGCATTGATATGATTAAAAGCAAAGTAACTGGTGAAAATTTAGTTCAGATTCGCAGTAATCATAGAGGTAATCCTATTGTCTTTTTGAAGAAAAATAATCATGTGAAGGGTCGCGGCGTTATCGACGTATCTTTTGTAAATAACGGCGATAAAACGGGGATGAACCATTATCCAGTGATCAGTGAGTCTGATAAGTTTCAAAATGGAGAATATATTTCAAATTATCAGGACTGGATGAATTTTAAAATTACACAACCCGACTATATTCTACTGGAAGATGGCGACTTGGAAGATTACGCTGTAGCAATCGTCAATCCATTCAAGTAG
- the nikE gene encoding nickel import ATP-binding protein NikE, with protein MLQVREISHSYGKRNWLDRSGARPPVLADISLTIEKGVCLGLLGTSGAGKSTLGKIILGLEKPSQGQVLFQGQDIYRSSKPVLKGLRRDLQVVFQDCYSAVNPLMTAAQIIGEPLDNYERLSGKEQLRVVGQLLEQVGLTPEDGSKLPHQFSGGQLQRVNIARAIALKPKLIVLDESISSLDMVHQTQILSLLGELRASYGLSYLFITHDIRAAMTICDRIAVMDQGKLVYSGDAGDSVMQSDHPAVQQLVTAILPEHPSGRISFK; from the coding sequence ATGCTTCAGGTACGTGAAATAAGCCATAGCTATGGCAAACGTAATTGGCTGGATCGTTCAGGAGCGCGTCCTCCTGTGCTGGCAGACATCTCGCTTACGATTGAAAAGGGTGTGTGTCTGGGACTGCTGGGTACGAGCGGGGCTGGTAAAAGTACCTTGGGCAAAATCATTCTTGGTCTGGAGAAGCCCAGCCAGGGTCAGGTTTTATTTCAAGGTCAGGATATTTATCGATCCAGCAAACCCGTGCTTAAGGGATTACGGCGTGATCTGCAGGTTGTGTTCCAGGACTGTTATTCGGCTGTGAATCCACTCATGACTGCCGCGCAGATCATCGGTGAGCCACTGGATAATTATGAGCGATTGTCGGGAAAAGAACAACTTCGTGTGGTTGGACAACTGCTTGAGCAGGTTGGGCTTACACCTGAGGATGGGAGCAAGCTTCCGCACCAGTTCAGCGGTGGGCAATTACAGCGAGTTAACATCGCACGAGCCATTGCGCTCAAGCCAAAGTTAATCGTACTGGACGAATCAATCAGCAGCCTGGATATGGTGCACCAGACGCAAATCCTATCCTTACTGGGAGAGTTAAGAGCATCCTACGGGTTGTCTTACCTTTTTATCACACATGACATTCGAGCTGCCATGACGATCTGTGACCGCATTGCCGTGATGGATCAGGGAAAGCTGGTATATAGCGGTGATGCCGGGGATTCGGTAATGCAGTCTGATCATCCGGCTGTCCAGCAGTTGGTTACAGCTATTTTGCCTGAGCATCCCTCGGGTCGTATTTCGTTTAAATGA
- a CDS encoding ABC transporter ATP-binding protein codes for MDDAAKVLEVRGLQVNLRTAEGSVPLLEPIDFELKKGRVFGLVGESGSGKTVTCNALLHLLDPRRMEVSGSIRLNGRELGSLSGEEMRRIRGKDIGFIMQNPMNAFTPVYTIGSQFIETLRTHSGMSKVAARERTIAALADMNLPEPAKLMKRYPFQLSGGMLQRVMIAISMCLRPALVIADEPTTALDVVNQFKVLQELDRLRTEYGTSILLISHDLGVISQMADEVAVMQKGRIVEQADVYQLFDHPQHEYTRMLLNARPSMSLGR; via the coding sequence ATGGATGATGCAGCGAAAGTACTCGAAGTTCGTGGTCTGCAAGTGAATCTTAGAACAGCGGAGGGTTCAGTCCCGTTACTGGAGCCTATTGATTTCGAATTAAAAAAAGGTCGTGTCTTCGGTCTCGTCGGTGAGAGTGGCAGCGGCAAGACCGTTACGTGTAACGCGTTGCTCCATCTGCTTGATCCGCGCAGGATGGAAGTGTCGGGCAGCATCCGTCTGAATGGACGGGAGCTTGGCTCGTTGTCAGGCGAGGAGATGCGGCGCATCCGGGGCAAGGACATCGGATTTATTATGCAGAATCCGATGAATGCTTTTACACCCGTATATACGATTGGATCTCAGTTCATTGAAACTTTGCGTACGCATTCAGGAATGTCCAAAGTAGCAGCCCGAGAGCGGACTATTGCTGCCTTGGCAGATATGAACTTGCCCGAACCAGCTAAACTGATGAAGCGATATCCATTCCAACTGAGTGGCGGCATGTTGCAGCGGGTGATGATCGCCATATCGATGTGCCTGCGACCCGCCTTGGTTATTGCTGATGAACCAACGACGGCACTGGATGTCGTGAATCAGTTCAAGGTGCTTCAGGAATTGGATCGGTTACGTACCGAATACGGAACATCCATCCTGCTCATCTCTCACGATCTGGGTGTGATCTCGCAAATGGCGGATGAAGTCGCGGTCATGCAGAAGGGACGAATTGTGGAGCAGGCGGATGTTTACCAACTGTTCGACCACCCGCAGCATGAGTATACCCGGATGTTGTTAAATGCCAGGCCAAGTATGTCTTTAGGACGATAG
- the nikC gene encoding nickel ABC transporter permease subunit NikC has translation MINKWRAVFKGQRAIQICSVIILLFFVIALLAPWIAPHDPVKVNLLQKLASPSLEHWLGTDHLGRDNLTRLMYGARVSLGFATLIFLSSLLIGVIVGSISGYLGGWVDSLLMRLCEGIMAFPNLVLVLGIVGIFGPGLMQVLLALMMVQWVYYARICRNMVVSLKERNFIAAARISGSSSWTIIRKHIIPNVQRPIVVMGTLEMGWAIMDISALSFLGLGIQPPNAEWGAMIHEGTGYIRSHPELMIYPGALILLVVITFNILGEALSERYGIAKR, from the coding sequence TTGATAAACAAATGGCGTGCGGTATTTAAAGGACAGAGAGCCATCCAGATCTGCTCGGTGATCATATTGCTTTTCTTCGTGATCGCGTTATTAGCCCCATGGATTGCTCCTCATGACCCGGTGAAGGTGAATCTGTTGCAGAAGCTGGCGAGTCCATCGCTTGAGCATTGGCTCGGAACGGATCATCTGGGACGCGACAATCTCACCAGGCTGATGTATGGAGCGCGGGTGTCGCTCGGATTTGCTACCCTGATCTTCCTATCATCTTTGCTCATTGGTGTCATTGTAGGTTCAATCTCCGGTTACCTTGGTGGTTGGGTGGACAGTCTGTTGATGCGCTTGTGTGAAGGCATTATGGCGTTTCCGAATCTGGTGCTGGTGCTCGGTATTGTAGGGATCTTTGGTCCAGGTCTGATGCAGGTGCTTCTAGCACTCATGATGGTACAGTGGGTGTATTATGCACGTATCTGCCGGAACATGGTCGTTAGTCTGAAAGAACGGAACTTCATCGCAGCGGCGCGGATTAGCGGCTCCTCTTCTTGGACGATTATTCGGAAACATATCATCCCCAACGTGCAGCGTCCGATCGTTGTGATGGGTACGCTGGAGATGGGGTGGGCGATTATGGATATATCTGCTCTGTCCTTCCTGGGACTCGGTATTCAACCCCCGAATGCAGAATGGGGCGCCATGATTCATGAAGGGACGGGTTACATTCGCAGTCATCCGGAGTTGATGATCTATCCAGGGGCATTGATTCTGCTCGTCGTCATTACGTTCAACATTTTGGGAGAAGCGTTATCCGAGCGTTATGGTATAGCAAAAAGGTAG
- the nikB gene encoding nickel ABC transporter permease subunit NikB: MIGYIGKRMIAIIPIVFIATLVTFALIHISPVDPAEAYLTAAHIYPTPELLAQKRHEFGLDQPLLTQYVHTIQKIAKLDFGTSYLTNKPVWDEVKLRIPATAELAFWSMLLSILVSIPLGILAAVYKNSWIDMVSRAISYFGASIPQFWLGYLLIFFFSVKLDWLPVEGRGSWENLVLPTITLSMILIAVYTRLLRSSVLEQLQETYVQYARTRGIRERVIMLKHVLKIAISPLITGMGMSMGKLLTGTIIVEQVFSWPGFGRYFVDAIFNRDIPVIQCYVFLAACLFIVCNLLVDLVQLVMDPRISAKGRAEH; encoded by the coding sequence GTGATCGGTTATATTGGTAAACGAATGATCGCGATCATTCCTATCGTTTTTATCGCTACACTTGTTACCTTTGCGCTTATTCATATTTCACCGGTTGATCCAGCCGAGGCTTATCTGACAGCTGCTCATATCTATCCAACACCTGAGTTGCTTGCGCAAAAACGGCATGAGTTCGGTCTGGATCAGCCTTTATTAACCCAATATGTGCATACGATTCAGAAGATTGCCAAGCTCGACTTCGGAACTTCGTATCTCACCAACAAACCCGTATGGGATGAAGTGAAACTAAGGATTCCCGCTACGGCTGAACTAGCCTTCTGGAGTATGCTGTTATCAATTTTGGTGAGTATACCTTTGGGAATACTGGCGGCGGTGTATAAGAATAGCTGGATTGACATGGTCAGCCGTGCGATTTCCTATTTTGGAGCGTCGATTCCGCAATTCTGGCTCGGTTACCTGCTGATCTTCTTTTTCTCGGTGAAGCTGGACTGGCTGCCTGTGGAGGGACGTGGATCGTGGGAGAATCTGGTTCTGCCTACGATTACACTCTCCATGATCCTGATTGCGGTCTACACCCGATTGTTACGTTCCAGTGTACTGGAGCAATTGCAGGAGACATATGTACAGTACGCAAGAACACGCGGGATTCGCGAACGAGTGATTATGCTCAAGCATGTCCTGAAAATCGCCATATCGCCCCTTATTACGGGGATGGGGATGAGTATGGGCAAGCTGCTCACAGGCACCATTATTGTAGAGCAGGTGTTTTCCTGGCCGGGGTTCGGACGTTATTTTGTCGATGCGATATTTAACCGGGATATTCCCGTTATTCAATGTTATGTCTTCCTGGCGGCCTGCCTGTTCATCGTATGCAATCTGCTCGTTGATCTGGTGCAGCTCGTTATGGACCCACGGATTTCAGCGAAAGGACGGGCAGAACATTGA